One genomic window of Ziziphus jujuba cultivar Dongzao chromosome 4, ASM3175591v1 includes the following:
- the LOC107435429 gene encoding subtilisin-like protease SBT5.3: MVKSLPKTPALYQKLLLFLLIFILLLQTPTFALRKSYVVYLGAHSHGQDFSQFDLNHVTESHFEFLGSFLGSHEVAKESIFYSYTRHINGFAANLEEEVAAQIANHPEVVSVFLNRGRKLHTTRSWNFMGLEHENGVVPPSSIWKKANYGENIIIGNLDTGAWPESKSFIDEQLGPIPSKWKGICQNGEDPTFHCNRKLIGARFFNKGYASIVGPLNSSFHSPRDSEGHGSHTLSTAGGNFVPGANVFGFGNGTAKGGSPKARVAAYKVCWPPVGGEECFDADILAGFDLAIHDGVDVLSVSLGGDPTAFFNDSVAIGSFHAVKHGIVVVCSAGNSGPSEGTVSNFAPWQITVGASTIDREFPSYVVLANNVTFKGQSLSATVLPYNRQYPLIIAAAAKAANASAEEAILCKAGTLDPEKVKGKILVCLRGDNARVDKGEQALLAGAVGMVLANSELGGNEIIADPHVLPASHINFTDGNAVFKYINSTKSPRGHITRPTTKLATKPAPSMAAFSSKGPSTVTPEILKPDITAPGVSVIAAYTEEQGPTNQIFDERRVQFNSVSGTSMSCPHVSGIVGLLKTVHPNWSPAAIKSALITTALVKDNSGGAIQNASNFRATPFSYGGGHVRPSRAVDPGLVYDLGLKDYLNVLCSLGYNQSQIEVVSDESHKCPKPISLTNLNYPSITVPKLSGSITVTRTLKNVGTAGTYEARVQKPAGISVSVKPNSLTFKKVGEEKSFKVTLKVKNSKAAKKYVFGKLIWSDGKHNVRSPIVVKPA; the protein is encoded by the exons ATGGTAAAGAGTTTACCAAAAACACCTGCTCTTTACCAGAAACTTCTCTTATTTCTTCTTATCTTTATATTACTGCTTCAAACTCCCACTTTTGCTCTCAGAAAG tcttATGTGGTATATTTGGGAGCACATTCACATGGCCAAGATTTCTCTCAGTTTGATTTGAATCATGTCACTGAGTCTCACTTTGAGTTTCTTGGATCTTTTCTCGGAAG TCATGAAGTAGCAAAAGAATCTATATTTTACTCATACACAAGGCATATCAATGGTTTTGCTGCAAACTTAGAAGAAGAAGTAGCAGCTCAAATCGCCA ATCATCCAGAGGTAGTCTCTGTTTTCTTGAACAGGGGAAGGAAACTACACACAACTCGATCATGGAACTTCATGGGACTCGAGCATGAAAACGGTGTAGTTCCTCCAAGTTCAATCTGGAAGAAAGCAAACTATGGAGAAAATATAATTATCGGAAATCTTGATACGG GTGCTTGGCCTGAATCAAAGAGCTTTATTGATGAACAATTGGGACCAATTCCTTCAAAGTGGAAAGGAATTTGCCAAAATGGTGAAGATCCTACATTTCATTGCAATAG GAAGCTAATTGGAGCAAGATTCTTCAACAAAGGCTATGCATCAATAGTTGGTCCACTGAACTCCTCCTTCCACTCACCGAGAGACAGTGAAGGCCATGGATCTCACACCCTTTCAACAGCAGGAGGTAATTTCGTACCAGGAGCaaatgtttttggttttgggaATGGAACAGCAAAAGGGGGTTCACCAAAAGCAAGAGTTGCAGCCTACAAAGTTTGCTGGCCGCCAGTTGGTGGAGAAGAATGCTTTGATGCTGATATCTTGGCTGGTTTTGATTTGGCAATCCATGATGGTGTAGAtgttctctctgtctctcttggAGGAGATCCAACCGCTTTCTTCAATGACAGTGTGGCTATTGGCTCTTTCCATGCTGTGAAACATGGGATTGTTGTGGTTTGCTCTGCGGGGAATTCTGGACCGTCTGAAGGTACTGTGTCTAACTTTGCACCTTGGCAAATCACCGTTGGTGCCAGCACCATTGATAGGGAGTTCCCAAGCTATGTTGTCCTTGCTAACAATGTGACATTCAag GGACAAAGTTTGTCTGCAACAGTTTTGCCCTACAACAGGCAATACCCACTTATTATTGCTGCAGCGGCTAAAGCAGCCAATGCTTCAGCTGAAGAAGC AATCTTATGCAAGGCCGGGACATTGGACCCAGAAAAGGTGAAGGGGAAGATCTTGGTGTGCCTTAGAGGTGATAATGCAAGAGTGGACAAAGGTGAACAAGCTTTACTAGCAGGTGCTGTTGGGATGGTTCTTGCTAACAGTGAGCTTGGTGGAAACGAAATTATTGCCGACCCTCATGTCCTTCCTGCTTCACATATCAATTTCACTGATGGAAATGCTGTCTTTAAATACATCAATTCAACTAA ATCTCCTAGAGGTCACATTACTAGACCAACAACAAAATTGGCAACAAAGCCTGCTCCCTCAATGGCGGCATTCTCATCAAAGGGACCTAGCACAGTCACACCAGAAATCCTTAAG CCTGATATAACTGCACCAGGAGTGAGTGTCATAGCAGCTTATACAGAAGAACAAGGAccaacaaatcaaatttttgatgagcGGCGAGTACAATTCAACTCAGTGTCGGGCACATCAATGTCTTGTCCTCATGTTTCTGGCATTGTTGGTCTTCTTAAAACCGTCCATCCCAATTGGAGTCCTGCAGCTATTAAATCCGCCCTCATAACCACCG CCCTAGTAAAAGATAATAGTGGAGGTGCAATACAAAATGCTTCTAATTTCAGGGCCACACCATTCAGTTATGGAGGAGGACATGTTAGACCAAGCAGGGCTGTGGATCCTGGACTAGTATATGACTTGGGTCTTAAAGACTACCTCAACGTTCTGTGCTCTTTAGGTTACAATCAGTCACAAATAGAAGTTGTATCAGATGAATCTCATAAATGCCCCAAACCCATTAGTCTCACTAACCTCAACTACCCTTCAATCACTGTCCCTAAACTCTCTGGTTCGATCACTGTAACTCGAACACTCAAAAATGTTGGTACTGCCGGAACCTACGAAGCTCGAGTCCAAAAACCAGCTGGAATATCAGTTTCTGTTAAGCCAAACAGTTTGACGTTCAAGAAAGTTGGCGAAGAGAAGAGCTTCAAAGTGACACTTAAGGTAAAAAATAGCAAAGCAGCTAAGAAGTATGTGTTTGGAAAGTTGATATGGTCAGATGGTAAGCACAATGTCAGGAGTCCTATTGTGGTGAAACCTGCTtag
- the LOC107416804 gene encoding heavy metal-associated isoprenylated plant protein 16, with amino-acid sequence MKQKVVIKVSLNDQKSRTKAMKIAVGVDGVTQAALQQDKNQIEVTGDGMDVVLLTTLLRKCLKYAEVVSVSPVEEKKEEKKEEKKDDKKEDPPKPVWPPWTGVVPVICEYPSYPCHPYQEPSCSIM; translated from the exons ATGAAG CAAAAGGTGGTCATCAAAGTGTCTCTAAACGACCAGAAATCCAGAACCAAAGCAATGAAAATTGCCGTTGGTGTTGATG GGGTAACACAAGCAGCTCTTCAGCAGGATAAGAATCAAATAGAGGTAACAGGGGATGGTATGGATGTGGTATTGCTCACTACTTTGCTGAGGAAATGCCTGAAATATGCAGAGGTTGTGAGTGTTAGCCCTGTGgaagagaaaaaggaagagaagaagGAAGAGAAGAAGGACGATAAGAAAGAAGATCCACCCAAGCCAGTTTGGCCACCATGGACTGGTGTTGTGCCTGTTATATGTGAATATCCTTCTTACCCCTGCCACCCCTACCAAGAACCATCTTGCTCCATTATGTAA